In Pajaroellobacter abortibovis, the following are encoded in one genomic region:
- a CDS encoding serine/threonine protein kinase — MTAWASLERRSAAIGQTRAVAFKALFRYLEMEKGAEVAERWLKGIRMIRNDFTNENYFIPLPLLHEALVLFVQLTSRHAIARVWKYLIDADTLGAWTQLLRRSHLPEEAFSQLDLFESEHGRTVHWETVEVESNRWKGRMHILHDLSLEQDQLLTFYRLAFLSAVPALFGYGRAVFVSCKPVIPLQEREHVYHEFDVRWTLPYSLPASKLGAGIGVTMACIPATLSFPSPLGIVYIGAGLVLGGLSGLLWKYYRVQQTQHRAQSIRIRAFERSMMLCENRALGVPAELGETSFIGHYFLQNRIAVGASGVIYKAVRMTDYLTVAIKLLRTASSHDVITVNRLRREAEILVLCKHPHIVEILDHGLLPEGVSFLVMELLTGKSLRERLSIKGCLSSEETIAIARQACDALTAIHEVGVIHRDLKPSNLFLKETHNDQTIDLKVIDFGIARREGEEEQITNIDTPIGTIGYMAPEQAIGSRVDLRADLFSLGVVLYECLTGRVPSLHSFFGSFNDEKQASTFWQGRHGKAILSAVPPAWRCLLAQAMSFSPVDRLQDARSFIAALPTSLEEDGCLGRA, encoded by the coding sequence ATGACCGCGTGGGCTTCTCTCGAACGGCGCAGTGCAGCAATTGGACAAACGAGAGCGGTCGCTTTTAAAGCCCTTTTTCGCTATCTTGAAATGGAAAAGGGTGCAGAGGTTGCGGAGAGATGGCTTAAAGGGATCAGAATGATCCGAAACGATTTCACGAACGAAAATTATTTTATTCCACTCCCTTTACTGCATGAAGCCCTTGTTCTTTTTGTCCAGCTGACCTCTAGACATGCGATCGCCCGGGTGTGGAAGTATTTAATCGATGCTGACACACTAGGTGCATGGACTCAGTTATTACGCCGCTCTCATCTTCCTGAAGAAGCGTTTTCTCAACTGGATCTCTTTGAAAGCGAGCACGGACGGACAGTACATTGGGAAACGGTGGAGGTGGAATCGAATCGATGGAAAGGTCGAATGCACATTTTACATGATCTGTCTCTTGAACAGGACCAACTGCTTACTTTCTATCGATTGGCTTTTTTATCAGCAGTGCCAGCACTCTTTGGATATGGAAGAGCCGTGTTTGTGAGTTGTAAACCCGTGATTCCTCTCCAAGAACGCGAACACGTCTACCATGAATTTGATGTGCGGTGGACCTTACCTTACTCTCTACCGGCGAGTAAATTGGGGGCTGGGATCGGCGTGACCATGGCTTGCATCCCAGCGACTTTGAGTTTCCCCTCTCCTTTGGGAATTGTGTACATTGGGGCAGGGCTTGTCCTAGGTGGGTTGAGTGGTCTTCTGTGGAAGTACTATCGCGTGCAACAGACCCAACATCGCGCTCAGTCGATCCGGATTCGCGCTTTTGAACGGAGCATGATGCTCTGCGAAAATCGCGCGCTGGGAGTTCCTGCTGAACTTGGAGAAACCAGTTTTATCGGCCATTATTTCCTTCAAAATCGGATTGCGGTTGGTGCCAGTGGGGTGATTTATAAAGCGGTGCGGATGACGGACTACCTCACAGTTGCGATCAAATTACTGCGAACAGCTTCGTCTCATGATGTGATTACGGTCAATCGGCTTCGAAGAGAAGCAGAAATCCTTGTTCTCTGTAAGCATCCTCATATCGTTGAGATATTGGATCACGGGCTTCTGCCTGAAGGTGTTTCCTTTCTCGTCATGGAATTACTCACAGGGAAATCTCTCCGCGAAAGGCTGTCCATCAAAGGGTGCTTAAGCTCCGAGGAGACCATTGCCATTGCTCGACAAGCCTGTGACGCTTTGACCGCGATTCACGAAGTGGGGGTAATCCATCGCGATCTCAAGCCTTCCAATTTGTTTCTGAAAGAAACTCACAATGACCAAACAATCGACCTGAAAGTTATCGATTTTGGGATCGCACGTAGGGAAGGGGAGGAGGAACAGATCACCAACATTGATACGCCGATAGGGACAATAGGCTATATGGCCCCTGAGCAGGCTATTGGAAGCCGAGTCGACTTACGCGCAGATCTGTTTTCTTTAGGCGTCGTTCTCTATGAATGCCTGACGGGGCGAGTGCCTTCATTACATTCTTTTTTTGGCTCCTTCAATGATGAAAAGCAGGCTAGTACTTTTTGGCAAGGCCGTCATGGCAAGGCTATTTTAAGTGCTGTTCCGCCTGCTTGGCGCTGTCTTCTTGCTCAAGCGATGTCTTTTTCTCCAGTGGATCGACTTCAGGATGCGCGATCCTTTATTGCTGCTCTTCCGACTTCTTTGGAAGAAGATGGGTGCTTAGGGAGGGCTTGA
- the rpoN gene encoding RNA polymerase factor sigma-54: protein MEIKQHLKLSQQLVMTPQLQQAIRLLQLSRLDLIDEIKKELDANPILSDEETESYTTDLYHVEGNGVSLASMAERLGSSSIERRIEHKQIQAIDWEQLLENQTLQKIPEYRSRFEDPPTTELLTNPADALIDHLRFQLQLSDFIEEERYFAELVLGNLDDDGFLDLKGIERENGERTSDLTVEDLAQEAGLHPEDAHEVLAIMQRWDPIGCCTSSLTEYLQVQAEVLGYDEIEQVILKKHLHHLEKHHYQVIAKDLKVPIERIYEAVKEIRKLNFRPAQNFTREEQKNITLIPDVYVISDGGKWIVLDNDRGIQRLHINNTMVKQILDDPQHHQQAHTKNFICEKVRNAQWLIRSIEQRRKTIIKVTQCIVEKQLDFFEYGIAYLKPLVLRDIAEAIGMHESTVSRVTANKYVHTPQGIFELRYFFNSSIRRTAEENIASESVKQAIKKMIEEEDKSNPLSDQQLVELLSKRQGIQIARRTIAKYRDMLGILASSHRKRVF from the coding sequence ATGGAAATTAAGCAACACCTGAAGCTCAGCCAACAATTGGTTATGACACCACAGTTACAGCAGGCTATCCGCTTGCTTCAGCTATCTCGCCTCGATCTGATCGATGAAATTAAAAAAGAGCTGGACGCCAACCCTATCCTCTCTGACGAAGAAACAGAATCTTACACCACTGATCTATATCATGTAGAGGGAAATGGTGTCTCGCTAGCAAGCATGGCAGAACGACTGGGTTCATCGAGCATTGAAAGACGGATTGAACACAAGCAAATTCAAGCAATTGACTGGGAACAACTTCTCGAGAATCAAACTCTCCAGAAAATACCAGAATACCGATCGAGGTTTGAGGACCCTCCCACTACTGAATTGCTCACCAACCCAGCGGATGCGCTAATCGACCACCTCCGCTTTCAATTGCAACTGAGCGATTTTATTGAAGAAGAACGTTATTTTGCCGAATTAGTCCTCGGCAATCTAGATGACGATGGATTCTTGGATTTAAAAGGGATCGAACGAGAAAATGGCGAGCGAACATCAGACTTAACCGTTGAAGACCTTGCGCAGGAGGCCGGACTGCATCCTGAAGATGCACATGAAGTGCTTGCCATCATGCAACGATGGGATCCTATAGGTTGTTGCACAAGCAGCTTAACAGAATACTTACAAGTGCAAGCAGAGGTGCTCGGATATGATGAAATTGAACAGGTCATTTTAAAAAAACATTTACATCACCTAGAGAAACATCATTATCAGGTCATTGCAAAAGATCTCAAGGTACCGATCGAAAGAATATACGAGGCTGTCAAAGAAATCCGAAAGCTTAACTTCCGCCCTGCACAAAATTTTACAAGGGAGGAACAAAAAAATATTACCTTGATTCCAGATGTCTATGTCATATCAGACGGAGGGAAGTGGATTGTTTTAGACAATGATCGAGGAATTCAGCGCCTTCATATCAACAATACCATGGTCAAGCAAATCCTCGATGATCCTCAACATCACCAGCAAGCACACACCAAAAATTTTATATGTGAAAAAGTGAGAAACGCTCAGTGGCTGATACGGTCTATCGAGCAACGAAGAAAAACTATCATCAAAGTCACCCAATGTATTGTAGAGAAGCAGCTCGATTTTTTTGAATATGGAATTGCTTATCTAAAGCCACTCGTATTAAGGGATATCGCTGAAGCAATTGGCATGCATGAATCTACTGTAAGTCGGGTGACTGCCAATAAGTATGTGCATACACCTCAAGGAATATTCGAACTGAGGTATTTCTTTAACTCTTCCATTCGTCGGACAGCCGAGGAAAATATCGCATCAGAAAGTGTCAAACAAGCAATCAAAAAAATGATAGAAGAAGAAGATAAATCAAATCCCTTGAGTGATCAGCAACTCGTCGAACTTCTTTCCAAACGTCAAGGGATACAAATTGCGCGAAGAACTATTGCAAAATATAGAGATATGTTAGGAATTTTAGCTTCAAGTCATAGAAAAAGGGTTTTTTAA
- the hpf gene encoding ribosome hibernation-promoting factor, HPF/YfiA family, with the protein MNITISFRHMQATEAMKVHVLEKVGKLQKFFRQPLQGQVVMSCQNHRLHSVEMDLQAGSVHFHAHDTTEDMYATVDKVIDKLHRQIGDEKSANTTKKKGGERMAEHFEMVPPASKT; encoded by the coding sequence ATGAACATTACGATTTCTTTTCGTCATATGCAGGCAACAGAAGCAATGAAAGTGCATGTCTTAGAAAAGGTTGGGAAACTCCAAAAGTTCTTTAGGCAGCCTCTCCAAGGTCAAGTGGTTATGAGCTGTCAAAATCATCGGTTGCACAGCGTTGAAATGGATTTGCAAGCAGGTTCAGTGCACTTCCATGCTCACGATACGACAGAAGATATGTACGCTACAGTCGACAAAGTCATTGACAAATTACATCGCCAAATTGGAGATGAAAAATCAGCCAACACCACGAAGAAAAAAGGTGGAGAAAGAATGGCTGAGCACTTTGAAATGGTCCCCCCTGCCTCGAAAACTTGA
- a CDS encoding PTS sugar transporter subunit IIA, with product MHFSKLLSIERVAICLPSPHTSAPGYLPLSLTKQEALALLAEMLATSTDLSKEEILRVLMEREAIQSTGIGEEVAIPHAALTGIKEQYASLLIVPEGVEFAAIDSKKVKILFAVIGTKYNAGEHLRTLARVSRLLRNRFFREQLIATRDAETALWLIARKEESEEKKHVNHAPE from the coding sequence ATGCACTTCAGTAAGCTACTCTCCATCGAGCGCGTTGCAATCTGTCTCCCTTCTCCCCACACAAGTGCACCAGGATATCTACCCCTCTCTCTTACCAAACAAGAAGCGCTCGCTCTTCTCGCAGAAATGCTTGCAACCTCTACGGATTTATCAAAAGAAGAGATCTTACGGGTTTTGATGGAGAGAGAAGCGATCCAATCCACCGGGATCGGAGAAGAAGTAGCCATTCCTCACGCCGCCTTGACTGGAATTAAAGAACAATACGCTTCTCTCTTGATTGTGCCAGAGGGGGTAGAGTTTGCAGCTATCGACAGCAAAAAAGTAAAAATCCTTTTCGCTGTTATTGGAACCAAATATAATGCAGGGGAACACTTAAGGACGCTAGCACGTGTCTCCAGGCTTTTGCGAAATCGGTTCTTTCGTGAACAATTGATTGCAACACGTGATGCAGAAACCGCCCTTTGGCTGATTGCACGAAAGGAAGAATCTGAAGAAAAAAAGCACGTTAACCATGCACCTGAGTGA
- a CDS encoding asparagine synthase-related protein — protein sequence MRSVLVCYSGGVDSALVLAIAHQVLKDKVIGVTAISPSLASFERKAAIETAQKIGTHHELIFTKEINQEDYRKNHPDRCFHCRSELHQLTKKKLGEWGPNYIINGT from the coding sequence ATGAGATCTGTTCTCGTCTGCTATTCAGGAGGAGTTGACAGCGCATTGGTACTCGCAATAGCGCATCAAGTCCTCAAAGATAAAGTGATAGGGGTCACTGCAATCAGTCCTAGTCTTGCCTCTTTTGAAAGAAAAGCAGCTATTGAAACAGCTCAAAAGATTGGCACACACCATGAGTTGATCTTCACTAAAGAAATCAATCAAGAAGATTATCGCAAGAATCATCCCGATCGCTGCTTTCACTGCAGGTCAGAGCTGCATCAGTTAACTAAGAAAAAATTGGGAGAATGGGGTCCCAATTACATTATCAACGGGACTTAA
- the aroA gene encoding 3-phosphoshikimate 1-carboxyvinyltransferase: MAILIVHPAVRPLAGVLVPPVDKSIAHRALLFAALGEGTSLIRNLALDEDRLSRDLFATLKALQKMGVTISRCTGTSDGCMVRGVGLDGLRSPDSPLDCLNSGTTMRLLAGILSAQSFSSCLVGDRFLSRRPMARIVDPLVQRGAMLRGTPLDNRSGEVTAPLYISPLLSGESLRMIHYCASIPSAQVKSALLLSGLYAAGDTVLQEPMQSRDHTERMMQLLGIPLRVSGTLVTLEPTGWDRKIPSFEWCLPGDLSSIAFLIGAAQLVSGSCVQIHDVGVNPTRTGILDVLKEMEGPIALEPREFRSGEPTAHLEVRSAPLRGSSINGEMVLRSLDEIPLVCVLAARAQGFTSIRNAQELRVKESDRLANMAYVLRSFGVVCEEMRDGLEIEGKEGFLRGGGMIESKGDHRIAMAAAVLALFGDQPSSIKGAECILTSFPEFVSTFCQVGADMRLEEN, from the coding sequence ATGGCCATCCTGATTGTGCATCCTGCGGTACGGCCTCTTGCAGGGGTTTTGGTGCCCCCTGTGGACAAAAGCATCGCCCATCGCGCTTTGTTGTTTGCTGCGTTAGGAGAGGGGACAAGCCTTATCCGCAATCTGGCGCTCGATGAAGATCGCCTGAGTCGAGACCTTTTTGCAACGTTGAAGGCGTTGCAGAAGATGGGGGTAACGATCTCTCGATGCACAGGAACTTCTGATGGTTGCATGGTTCGGGGGGTTGGATTGGATGGTTTGCGTTCACCAGATTCTCCTCTTGACTGTCTTAATTCAGGGACTACGATGCGTTTGCTTGCGGGGATTTTAAGTGCCCAATCCTTTTCGTCATGTCTGGTAGGGGATCGATTTCTTTCCCGTCGTCCGATGGCGAGAATAGTGGACCCTTTGGTCCAACGAGGGGCGATGCTCCGAGGGACTCCACTTGACAACAGATCAGGAGAAGTAACCGCTCCGCTTTATATTTCTCCCTTGTTGTCAGGGGAGAGTCTTCGGATGATTCATTATTGCGCCTCCATTCCAAGTGCTCAGGTCAAGAGCGCTCTTTTGCTCTCTGGTCTGTATGCAGCAGGGGATACCGTCCTCCAAGAGCCGATGCAGTCAAGGGATCACACAGAAAGAATGATGCAATTGCTTGGGATTCCTCTTAGAGTTTCAGGAACACTGGTCACACTGGAGCCTACAGGATGGGATCGGAAAATCCCTTCGTTTGAATGGTGCCTCCCCGGCGATCTGTCTTCGATCGCTTTTTTGATAGGTGCTGCTCAATTAGTCTCCGGATCCTGTGTGCAAATACATGATGTGGGGGTTAATCCAACGCGAACAGGTATTCTCGATGTGTTGAAAGAGATGGAAGGTCCTATTGCTCTCGAGCCTCGTGAGTTCCGGAGTGGGGAACCTACCGCTCATCTCGAAGTGCGCAGCGCACCGCTACGCGGCTCTTCCATCAACGGAGAGATGGTCCTTCGCTCCCTTGATGAAATTCCGCTTGTTTGCGTGCTCGCCGCGCGCGCGCAGGGTTTTACTTCGATTCGGAATGCGCAAGAGCTTCGGGTTAAAGAAAGCGATCGCCTTGCGAATATGGCCTATGTCCTTCGCTCTTTTGGAGTTGTTTGTGAAGAGATGAGAGATGGGCTTGAGATCGAGGGGAAAGAGGGGTTTTTACGAGGGGGTGGCATGATAGAAAGTAAGGGAGATCATCGCATTGCGATGGCAGCAGCTGTCCTCGCATTGTTTGGGGATCAACCGAGCTCTATTAAAGGGGCAGAGTGCATTTTGACTAGCTTTCCTGAATTTGTCTCTACCTTCTGTCAAGTTGGAGCGGATATGCGGTTAGAAGAGAATTGA
- the smc gene encoding chromosome segregation protein SMC has product MKIKKLELVGFKSFVDRTVLQFDHDVIGIVGPNGCGKSNIVDAIRWCMGEQSAKHLRGRWMEDVIFNGSESRKPHSVAEVTLIFENTTQSSELPIEYREYPEIAVTRRLYRTGESEYFINKTIVRLRDITDLFLGTGVGTKAYAIVEQGKIGFIISAKPEDRRILIEEAAGITKFKSRKKEAERKIELTEQNLLRVGDILFEITRSLDTLQRQAKKAERYRAYRDELEDLQLYEASHRYLELAGWIKYIRSEVERYTERAEHSSSEVQKLELELEAHKTKVHAGEKTLESAQKEFFLCETKIREEEATLTHAQERLKELTDQQQQTVQEREVLQETACKIAEEKEGLIHEHKQLLQKEEELAQQLIQEERSLQEVFQDQEQVRKQLERVQQSMARVQAIKAGAESKLNALELYQKENAHRLERLHLEKANLVKLQEEEAKYFASSTESFAQLQKKKRESQKAQQEIQVRMTDCKQALASAEKEFEQIKTKLTHQQARLHTLLEVQARLEGIDAGVKVLMTSKNPTIVGLVADRLEAPANLTQALAALLGSRLQEILVRDRQAGLQLLHELIRIPRGRATLLPIIPFSSPKEPLPDDLLPYRLLDRTHFAVEDTSWVEALLGNTLLAETTSQAEEFQQRAPHATVVTVEGFVFYPDGRIAGGHDTAERLLESKRKIRELKEEVQALEQLVRRRREEQQTARQNLTQIDKEFEQIKKEAHLDELNVVGTEKDLHRIQSQITRNTAHLARLEEEELSLVARLKEIHQELEEVQMSSEKAVDELTIFMDQIQRQEANIEVYRERMSRRRRSVTAKKVDLASLKEKLHACKQTQFRLELSVQETDERKKKLDAQHNQLLTLSQEAQAYCSQHQEQRAQAVVHAQEASHTLSQARAVIEALRLEQKTIEEHFKKAQAKAYEISHTLMQYKMELRAKEIEMIYLIDGVTEKFRGLSLKEVIVQYHLRQPPTEAIHQRIQSLIQQIERMGSINLEATKEYTEAQERYQFYKTQKDDLEQALADLHTAIQQMDTQSKRLFEETFRAINEQFKNLFPTIFQGGSASLRLTAPEDPLETGIDILAQPPGKKLSTIELMSGGEKALTAISLLLAIFQIKPSPFCILDEVDAPLDEENVARYLEVVRAMTNHSQFILVTHSKRTMQMVDVLYGVTMAEPGVSKMVGVKIHEDTKSSG; this is encoded by the coding sequence ATGAAAATCAAAAAACTCGAGTTGGTCGGGTTCAAATCTTTTGTCGATCGTACCGTACTTCAATTTGATCATGACGTCATTGGAATCGTAGGACCCAATGGCTGTGGTAAATCCAATATTGTCGATGCCATTCGGTGGTGCATGGGGGAACAATCGGCTAAACATCTGCGCGGTCGCTGGATGGAAGATGTCATCTTCAATGGCTCAGAAAGTCGAAAACCTCACAGTGTTGCCGAAGTAACGTTGATCTTCGAAAACACAACTCAAAGTTCCGAGCTTCCTATTGAGTATCGTGAGTATCCCGAGATTGCAGTGACGCGTAGGCTCTACCGCACAGGAGAAAGCGAGTACTTTATCAATAAGACCATTGTGCGGCTGAGAGATATTACCGATTTATTCCTAGGTACAGGTGTCGGGACCAAGGCGTATGCGATTGTAGAGCAAGGAAAAATTGGATTCATTATCAGCGCGAAACCCGAAGATAGACGCATCCTGATAGAGGAAGCAGCCGGCATCACCAAATTCAAATCCAGGAAAAAGGAGGCCGAGCGAAAAATAGAGTTAACCGAGCAGAATCTTTTGCGCGTCGGCGATATCCTCTTCGAGATCACACGAAGCCTCGATACCCTACAACGACAAGCGAAAAAGGCGGAGCGCTACCGCGCTTATCGCGATGAGTTAGAAGATCTCCAGCTGTACGAAGCCTCCCACCGATATCTTGAGCTTGCAGGTTGGATAAAATACATCCGTTCAGAGGTAGAGCGCTACACGGAGAGAGCGGAACACTCCTCTTCTGAGGTCCAGAAACTAGAACTAGAACTAGAAGCTCATAAAACCAAAGTTCACGCAGGAGAAAAAACACTTGAATCAGCTCAAAAAGAGTTTTTTCTTTGTGAGACTAAAATTAGGGAAGAAGAAGCTACACTCACTCATGCACAAGAGCGATTAAAAGAATTAACTGATCAACAGCAACAAACAGTACAGGAACGCGAAGTGCTGCAAGAGACAGCTTGCAAGATTGCTGAAGAAAAAGAAGGTCTCATCCACGAACACAAACAACTGCTGCAGAAAGAAGAGGAACTTGCACAACAGCTCATTCAGGAAGAACGAAGCCTCCAAGAGGTATTTCAAGACCAAGAGCAAGTTCGAAAGCAACTCGAAAGAGTACAGCAATCGATGGCTCGTGTCCAAGCTATCAAAGCAGGAGCAGAAAGCAAGCTCAATGCGCTCGAGCTGTATCAAAAAGAGAATGCCCATCGGTTGGAACGCCTGCACTTAGAAAAAGCAAACCTCGTTAAGCTCCAAGAAGAAGAAGCAAAATATTTCGCATCGAGCACCGAATCCTTCGCTCAGCTCCAGAAAAAGAAAAGGGAAAGCCAAAAGGCACAGCAAGAAATACAAGTTCGAATGACAGATTGTAAACAGGCGCTCGCATCTGCTGAAAAAGAATTTGAACAGATCAAAACGAAGCTGACTCATCAGCAGGCACGTCTTCACACGCTTCTCGAAGTACAAGCGCGACTCGAAGGGATCGATGCAGGTGTCAAAGTCCTGATGACGAGCAAAAATCCTACCATTGTAGGGCTTGTTGCTGATCGGCTGGAAGCGCCTGCTAACTTGACGCAAGCACTCGCTGCTTTGTTGGGATCACGCTTGCAAGAGATACTCGTACGCGATCGACAGGCCGGCCTTCAATTGCTGCATGAACTCATTCGTATTCCTAGGGGACGCGCTACGCTTTTACCCATCATCCCCTTTTCGTCCCCCAAAGAACCGCTTCCTGATGACTTACTCCCCTATCGTCTTCTCGATCGCACCCACTTTGCAGTTGAAGATACCTCTTGGGTCGAAGCGCTCTTAGGAAATACGCTCCTCGCAGAAACCACCTCTCAAGCAGAAGAGTTTCAACAGCGTGCCCCTCATGCGACAGTTGTCACAGTAGAAGGATTCGTGTTTTATCCTGACGGAAGAATCGCAGGCGGTCACGACACAGCAGAAAGATTGCTCGAATCCAAACGAAAAATCAGAGAGCTTAAAGAAGAAGTGCAAGCGCTTGAACAGCTTGTTCGACGACGTAGAGAGGAACAACAAACAGCGCGTCAAAACCTCACTCAGATTGACAAGGAGTTTGAACAAATCAAAAAAGAAGCGCATCTCGATGAATTGAACGTTGTAGGAACAGAAAAAGACTTACACCGCATCCAATCTCAGATTACACGCAACACAGCCCATTTGGCCAGACTTGAAGAAGAGGAACTGAGTCTTGTTGCACGTCTCAAAGAAATTCATCAAGAACTTGAAGAAGTACAAATGAGCTCCGAAAAAGCAGTTGATGAACTGACAATCTTCATGGACCAAATCCAGCGTCAAGAAGCAAACATCGAGGTGTATCGAGAACGCATGAGCAGAAGACGCCGTTCAGTCACTGCAAAGAAAGTTGACTTGGCAAGTCTTAAAGAAAAGCTTCATGCTTGTAAACAAACTCAATTCCGCTTAGAGTTAAGTGTGCAAGAGACTGACGAGCGAAAGAAAAAGTTAGATGCCCAGCATAATCAGCTGCTAACTCTTTCACAAGAAGCACAAGCATACTGTTCCCAGCATCAAGAGCAGCGCGCTCAAGCTGTTGTACACGCCCAAGAAGCATCTCACACACTCTCTCAAGCACGCGCTGTGATAGAAGCTCTCCGTCTGGAACAAAAAACAATAGAAGAGCATTTCAAAAAAGCACAAGCCAAAGCTTATGAAATCAGTCACACGCTGATGCAGTACAAGATGGAATTGCGCGCGAAAGAGATAGAGATGATCTATCTCATAGATGGAGTCACTGAGAAATTCCGAGGACTGTCGCTCAAAGAAGTGATTGTTCAATATCACCTCAGGCAACCTCCTACTGAAGCGATCCATCAGCGCATTCAGAGCCTTATTCAACAGATTGAACGAATGGGGAGTATCAATCTAGAAGCGACGAAAGAGTACACCGAAGCGCAAGAGAGGTATCAATTCTACAAAACACAAAAGGATGATTTAGAACAGGCGCTCGCGGATCTCCACACCGCGATCCAACAGATGGATACGCAATCCAAGCGCCTTTTCGAAGAGACCTTTCGCGCTATCAACGAACAATTTAAGAACCTCTTCCCAACCATTTTTCAAGGGGGGAGCGCTTCGCTTCGGCTCACGGCTCCAGAAGATCCACTGGAGACGGGAATTGATATTTTAGCGCAACCACCTGGCAAAAAACTTTCGACGATTGAATTGATGTCTGGAGGGGAGAAAGCATTGACAGCTATTTCCCTCCTCCTCGCCATTTTTCAGATTAAGCCTTCCCCCTTCTGCATTTTAGACGAGGTGGATGCCCCTCTCGACGAAGAGAATGTGGCACGTTATCTTGAAGTTGTACGCGCCATGACGAATCATTCCCAGTTTATTCTTGTCACCCATAGCAAGCGCACAATGCAAATGGTGGACGTCCTCTATGGGGTTACCATGGCAGAACCCGGCGTATCCAAAATGGTGGGGGTTAAGATCCACGAGGATACGAAATCCAGCGGATGA
- a CDS encoding FmdB family zinc ribbon protein, protein MPTYEYTCSQCQYAWEEIQKITEAPLHACPRCNANSAKRQVSGGNFILKGGGWYADLYSSPKPASTSEKKGESTAKDTQQPLKKAGEASLPSNSSTPPATSSSTSASVKG, encoded by the coding sequence ATGCCAACTTATGAGTATACTTGCAGCCAGTGCCAATATGCCTGGGAAGAGATCCAGAAAATCACGGAAGCTCCCTTGCACGCTTGCCCTCGGTGCAATGCCAATTCTGCAAAGCGGCAGGTCAGTGGAGGAAATTTTATTCTTAAGGGTGGAGGGTGGTACGCAGACTTGTACAGCAGCCCTAAACCTGCTTCGACTTCAGAGAAAAAGGGAGAATCTACTGCTAAAGATACCCAACAGCCTTTGAAGAAAGCAGGGGAAGCGTCCTTGCCATCGAATTCATCAACTCCTCCTGCTACATCATCATCCACTTCTGCTTCCGTGAAGGGATAA